The genomic DNA TGGCGCTGGTGGGACAGTTGTAGAcatcatttttttcttcagtTCCCAGACCGATCTGACCTCGTCTTCCATCCCACGATCATGACGGAAGAATCAGAAGCCAAGAGGAGGGAAACTACATCATATATAAAGTGCATGGGATCCCTACTGATTTCCTCTATGTTTCCTTATCAATTAGTCTCGTACacttcaacttcttctcactTTTTCTGACATCCACATCTTTACAGCGATCCAATTTTACGTCTGTCGTAGCGTAGCTCAACTACCTACCATAACTGTCGTTCTCAAGAAGCACCCGCGCGCAACTAACTCTTTCCACAATGTCCGAAGTGGATGTCATTATTGTTAGTTTCTACCCATCTACACGTCTCGATCTCGATCCTTGCTTATTGTTATTGCAGATACCCACTtttcccccttcccctcctaCGACATCGTCGTCAAGAATGATATCCACTTCGCCTGAGTGGTTCTCAGCACCCGTAAAGCCCCCTTATAAgccttctcccctttcAATTAGCATACCGATCAGTCCCTTAACCGTCATGGACTCCGAGTCCGACTCCAACATCAATCATCAGGAAGACGGGTCTCTTTCCCCCGAAGCCTCCACCCCGCCTCTTTCACCCTCGGATGCAATTTCATCGGTTGACATGACACGCAAAGTCTCGTCTTATTCTACATGCTCCAGTGGCTCTGACGGTGATACCGAGGAAGTCATTGTcaccccttcctctcaaAGCCCGTCTTCTCAAGGTCGAAATTCCCCAAGCAGTTATTTTGATTTTGACTCCCGCAGAGGCAAGGAAGATTCTCGTTCAAGGCCCCCCCGTGTTCCAGTCAGGGGACTAATTGAGCCCATGTGGAAACtagaggaaaaggagaagtcTGAGGTCAAAGTCAAATCTACAGGGACAAACAAACTTCTTGAGCCTTTCCAGATGGCATTTCCTACTAAAGTGAGTCCATGGATATAGGATCTCGTGATGCTGAGCTGACTCTTTATATGCTCTAGAAACATACCGATATACAATATGTTTTTGACGAGGATTCATTCGTTCTTACCCATGTGCCCGCAAAGATAGTGTCACTTTCTGTCTTCAagcctcgtcttcctcggGTGCCTAGGTGGCAGCGTCCCATTGTCATTGCAGTCATGtctattcttcttttcggCTCTCTTTGCATAGTTTCCTGGTTCCAGCAGTCGCTCATCAACGCTGAGCGTTCGATAGCAGTCAGGAAAGGGGAGTGGATGGTAAAATATGGTGCAATCGCCAAAGCTGAGTCAGATGTGAGTACATCAGAGGCATGAGTTTTGGTACTTTCTGCTAATTGCTACGTAGCAAATGGTTGATACTGAGCCCGGCTATAAACCAGCGAAGCCCCAACATCACTCTCTCAAAGGTCAGTCGAAGCTTTCAAAACGTGTTGACGAGGAGCAGAAACCCTTCAAGAAAGTCAGTTTTCACATGACTAAAGATGAGGAGTTGGCCGCCTTGATGAGCTTCATTGTCGGTACCAGCGCCAACGCGCTTCCCCCTATCGATCCCGAGAACGAACTTTCTCTTGAAGGATTCTTACCTTTCAATCCTCACTCACCCCATGCCAAGACTGAACTTGAGGAGCTGGTTCGCACCCAATGGGAAGTTAATCCCATCATGGTTCTGGGTAACATGCGTGACCCCATGATGCGCGAAGCGCGAGCTCTGTTTAAGAAATACAACGTCAAACCTGCCCCCTTTTATGTTGACATCGATCAACGATCAGATTCCGCCCATCTTTCAGCAACTCTCGAGCACATTCTTGGCAAGCAAACTGGTCCTTATGTTCTGCTTGCAGGCAAAAATATCGGCAACACGTCCAAGCTTATTGAGCTTGAGACGAACGGAGCCCTCATTGATACTGTCAAGGAAGCAGGAGCTACCATAGCtaagaagttgaagaagaacaagcatcaaagagaggaagagcgaaaGGAGAACGAGCGAGTTCTGGGTCCTCAACGGATTGCAGGCGCCTGAGCATTTTGATACGGATTTTGAATCTAAGTAGCCTTTGATTATGTACTTGTACACggattctttttttcctttcgGTACTTTCATCATTAGTAGCAATACAagcttctttttcgtttATAATTGGTGCACAGATAATAATGAACATGCACTCACCTCTTTGACAACGACTTTTACATTTTCATTCATATCATGTTACAACATCAGGTATGCCTTCGGAGCCAGACCACTGGTAATGACGTCCTGGTTAGGTTTTTGAACGATGAATGAAGTTTCCGAACAGCCATTACCGTGTTTTAACTACTATTATAGATGTCGATGCGTGCGTGACCTTTCCAAATGACAAGCTAAAGCGCCAAAGAAATGAAACTCGCATGTCGTAATGTAATAGTAGATCAGGGTCCGGTGTGCACCAGTATTTTATTAACAAATACTGCACTACAATATATTAAGGGGAAATGTACGCTAACAATCTTCTGAGGCCAAGAAGGCGTCGTCGCCGTTCTTAGTCCGATTATATCTTATCTTAACGCATCTACGTATTTCAAAATATATTCTTCGGACCCTTTTGCATTATGTAGTAGAAGGGGCTGCTGTCTCAAAATGCGACATGTCATCACGACTCTCCATCACTGCAGCGTTCTTAGCTCGCTCTTTGTTGGCCTACTGTCAGTCGTCCACATTCCACTTTTTACTTACATTGGAAGTATTGGGTAAACAATACACATTTATACCTGCTCATCATGCAGCAGCAGGGCTCAGGACGACGGCCTTTATATAAATACAATCGTCATGCTGATGTTATAATTTATAATTGAGATAATTTTGTTTTGTATTTGGCTCCAATGAATGATGCGCTACTATGGATGGTTGCTCGTTGCTCATTCATCTACCGTACGTAATAGACATTAATCAGATATTCATTGTGCTGTTTGTGCATCGTGTAAATGTACCGTAGTAACGTGCGCGTCGTGGCGTTCATCAGCAACTGTCACGCCCAGAGGTCCTAACGGGCTGAAGTATCGAATCAAAAGTTGAGAAATGTTGAATAATTACTATAGTCGGACGACGCGTCGGCGCCACACCCCACAAATCCCTGGCATTCCGCCCTGGGCAGCATGGCTGAGGACTTGTTGCCAAGTTGTTCAAAATGTTGCCAGGGACGGAATTGACGGGGCTCGGGGCTACTGCTTCTGGTAACTTTGTGTACGGCTTTGAACCCTGAATTATTGCGGTCAGTTCCTGAACAACGCGTCAGTAGAGCACGctaagaagaaggaagaaatgaagaacaacaaaacctgccatctcttcttctttctctttttttatTGCTCAatcctccatccatcctttctAGAAGCCCTAATCCCGACCTCCTGGCTccgcttctcttcttcttcattctccgTACAACTGGAACCTGGTGTTCTGTACAGCCTTGACGGCATCTACTCTCGTTTAATCTGTTTGCTGGTCAAACTAATCTGGAGTTTCAAACCAGTAACCGATCATTCCCTAGTACCTCACTCTTTACTCATTGACACCCATAATGGCCCCCATCATTGAAGCTGCCGTGGTTCTCCTAGCTCTTACGGGCAACATTGTGGAGGCTAAGCCCCTGCGCACTCCCGGTCGACATGCGCCCCCAGGTGTGGCTAATGTCCTCGCTTCGTCCAAGAGGTCTCTTCATAGTCTTCTTGCCAGGTACTACGGAACTGCTCACGGGCTGGTGGGTCTTTGTCTACTCTTATATACATCGTTTCTGATCACGTCCCTCCGTAGAGTAAAccgccttctcttcctacCAAGCGTGACACGTCCTTACCGAACGGGTGGTCAACCTTTGGTTGCGTCGCCGAGTCTTATGACGAGCGTTTACTGCAAGGATTTgcattttcatcttccagccttactccttttctttgcgTCACCGAATGTACAAAATTAGGGTATACTATGGCAGGCACCGAGTACGGCGATGAGGTGAGTCGTGAAAGTTTGTTCGCAACTTGTCGCTAACTGTCCGTAGTGTTACTGTGGCGATAATTTCGTCGGTAATGGCGGTGGCAtggctccttcttccttctgcaGTATGCCATGCGAGGGCGACACAAGTGAGATGTGCGGCAACAGTTGGTATCTTAATCTCTACACGTACAACTCTAgcgctcttcctctttgtAGCGGGCCTACCAGCACGGTTTCTGCTCCTGTGGAAGAAACTAGTAGTCTTTTGTCTACGTATTACTCGACCTTTGAATCCTCTGTAACCGCCACCTCATCTTTGGCgtctgcttcttcaacagATGCCACCATTAGTGCCAATTCATCGAGCTCCGTGATGTCTGCTTCCGCGACTGCGACGGTATCCTCAAGCGCTATAGAGACAGCCGGGTCTGTGACCAATAGCGTCTCTAGTGATACCGCTCCTGCAGCGACATCCATTTCGACTTGTCCCATACATGAGGATTCCGACGACTCTTCCGAGTGGTATGCGCTTGGCTGTGGCTTGGACTCCGAGGATCGGATTCTATCGTCATACTTTATAAGCCTTGACAATATGACTGTCGACTCTTGTCTCACAATCTGCGAAACCCGTGGATACGTGTATGCGGGGTAAGCATGCTCGTTAAATGGTGTTCGATTAATTAGCTGACATTGTGGATCAGCCTGCAATACTCCGATGAGTGTTACTGTGGAAACTCATTATCCTCGTCTACAAGTTACGACAGCACTCGGTGTGATATGGACTGCGCTGGGGACTCTGAGGATACTTGTGGTGGTACTTGGGCTATTGAACTCTTCAGTCTCatctcgtcatcttcaagttCCTGTACCGATAGTCTGTCCACCGAGAGTGCAACCACAACTCTTGTTACCTCAACTACTAGCGGGTTCAACACTGCAAATACCACCGCGATTGCGAGTAGCACAGactctgcttcttcagtCATTGTTACCTCCTCAGAACGCGCTACAGAAGCTACTTCTGTTACCGAGTCTACGGCGGGATCTGAGACAGTCAGTGTCCCCGTCACGTCGGCATCCGTCATTTCCCCAACTAGTACGACTTCTACGGAGTCCACCGCTTCTGCAGCCTCAACTTCTgtcccatcttcttccagcacTCATCAAGTCTGGGCTCACTATATGGTCGGTAATACCTACCCTTATACTGTTTCAAATTGGGCTAGCGACATTTCTGCCGCTTTAGCGGCTGGTATTGATGGGTTCGCACTCAACATGGGTTCCGACGACTGGCAACCCGCTCGTGTAGCAGATGCGTACTCTGCCGCCGCTTCTACAGGCTTTAAGTTGTTCCTGTCTCTTGACATGACCGTTCTCAGCTGTTCGTCATCTTCGGATGCCGCAAAGCTCGTCTCTATCGTTGAAGGATACGCAACTGCGACCGCTCAAGCCACCTACGAGGGCAAGGTACTCGTCTCCACCTTTGCTGGTTCGGATTGTGCTTTCAGCTGGCAGACAGACTTTGTAGACGTTCTCTCGTCTGCTGGAatcaacatcttctttgTACCTAGTATCTTCTCCGACGTCAGCACGTTCTCTTCCAACACTTGGATGGACGGTGAGCTCAATTGGAATTCTGGGTGGCCGATGGGAGCCGAGGACATCACTACTACGTCAGATGACGCGTACATGGCCGCCCTTGGCAGCAAAGAATACATGCCTGCTGTGTCTCCGTTCTTCTACACTCACTTCGGTCCCAATTCCTGGAATAAGAACTGGCTTTACCGTTCCGATGATTGGCTCTACTGCACTCGATGGGAACAGATTATAGCCATGCGTGACAGTGTGCAGATGACGGAAATTCTTACTTGGAACGATTTTGGAGAATCCTCGTACATTGGTCCTATTGAAGGTGCTCTTCCTGCAGGCTCTGAGGCCTTTGTTGATGGTTTCACACACACTGGGCTCTACTCCCTCACCTACTATTACGCAACTGCATTTAAGACCGGTGCCTACCCGACTATCACAGAAGACGAAATCATCGTATGGGCCCGCCCTCACCCGCACGATGCAACTGCCTCGTCCGACTCCATTGGCAGACCTACAGGCTGGTCCTACACAGAGGATTACCTGTACGCAGTAGCCTTGACGACAGACGCTGCTACCGTGACTCTTACATCAGGTTCCACCACTGAAACGTTCACTGTCTCAGCCGGTCTCACTAAGCTCAGGGTCTCCTTGTCCGAGGGTTCCATCTCCGGTTCAATCTCTCGTTCGGGCAGCACAGTGGCTTCTTATGATGCAGGCTCCGCCTTCACGTACACTACCTCACCCACCACTTATAACTTCAATTACTTTGTTGGATCTAGCTCTTCATAGTATTTTTTGTGGTTGACTGGGTTGTGGTATATCAGGTGTTAATAgttgttcttttttcttcttgatctaCAGAATTTTTTCTTATCTATATTGACCCTTTTTAATCTTCATAATGTCTCGCTGCCTGTAATGCCGGCATCCTGATCATATTATTACTTATTTAGGACACATTTATCTAGCAGATGATGTACTTAATTTCAGCTGTGCTCGAACTTGGCTGCTTTGTGTGTAGATACGTAGCCAGGACGGGCCATATATGTCCTTTCCTGTATCTCTCGCTTATCGACAAGTGTGTACTTAGCCGTCGGCAAAGCCGAACCGTCATGCGTCGTCGGCTTGTGTCGAGTCTAAATCAGGCGCACGGAACAAAATGATAAAGTAGATGCGAGATGCACGTTGCACGACTCATCTTGCCACCACATGATCCATTTCCTGCCCTATGGTCCGCGGCGCTTGCTTTAAATACGCCAGCTTGCCAGTAAGGATTTCCGCATCTATCATCTTTCCAACAAGAACATTAGCGACGACCGCACCTATCGCCATGCCCGTagcttcctccaagtcctCAGCAGACGTGACCCCCGACGTTGGTGGACAAGCAAACGTTGATCAGTTGCACAGGGTATCTCGTGACTTTCGTAGTGAGTCTGACACTGTCACAAAAGACGGCAAAGCATTGGGACACCAACTGATGGTCATTATTTGCAGGTGATACTATTACCATTCCTACAGATGCTCAGCTCCTGTGCTGTCTGAGAGCCACGAGAGGGGACGATGTATACGGTGAAGATACTTCGACAACAGCGCTCGAAAAACGGATAGCGAAACTGACCGGTAAGGAGGCTGCCATGTTTGCAGTCAGTGGTACTATGACGAATCGTACGTGTGCCGAAATAAAGGAAAGCGAGTTTCATACAGTAGCGTACTGACGATGCCTTGGGTGATAGAACTGGCCATTAGAACACACATGAAGCAACCGCCGCACAGCGTCATCACTGACTGGCGAGCACATGTCCACAAGATGGAAGGTACGTGCGATTTTCTTATACATCGGATGCTTTCTGATGGAGCTTCCCAGCCGGTGGAATTGCCATGTTTTCTCAGGCGACTACCCATCAGCTTGTACCGGAAAATGGTTTACACTTGACCATGCAGGATATCGAGCCGGCTTTGCAGCTGGGTACCAATATTCACATTGCTCCTACCAAGCTTATTTGCCTTGAGAATACTTTGTCCGGCATGATTTTCCcgcaagaagagattgtAAAGATTGGGGAAATGGCAAGAAAACATGACATTGGTATGCATCTTGATGGCGCGAGGATCTGGAACGTGGCTGCCGATGTTATCGCGAAGAGGGGGCTAAATCCCAACAAAGAGGAGGATCTGCAGACTGTGTCAGTGACtttattttttcttctcctgaaTATACTATCCTAACTTGTCGCATAGTCTTACAGAACTTATCGCTCCCTTTGACTCGGCATCGCTCTGCCTCTCCAAGGGCCTAGGTGCACCGATCGGTTCTGCGTTGGTCGGCTCTAAAGAATTCATCGATCGCGCTAAGTGGTTCCGCAAGGCTTTTGGGGGAGGTATCCGGCAAGCTGGTGGGATAGCTGCGTCTGCGGATTACGCAATAACCCATCACTTCCCAAGACTTATAAAGACACATGAACTTGCGTCGCGACTGGAGCAGGGTTTGAGAGAGCTAGGCTGTGATATCCTGGCGCCAGTGGACACCAGCATGGTATGCTACGCTTATTGTCTGTTCATCATTTCATCCCCATGCTAATGTTGATGGTTTGCACAGGTATTTTTCCAATCTAAATCCATTGGACTACCCCTGGACGCTGTCATGGCCAGGCTGGCTGCTCTTCCTGATCCCATTGTTATTGGTGGTCAACGTTGCGTCGTCCACCATCAGATTAGCCCGCAAGCGATTGAAGATTTTATTGGCTGTATCGCcgaaatgaagaaggaaaaagaagaaaagggggAGTACAAGGTTACTACGCTAGggcaggaggagaaagacaAGTTGTCTAGATTTGTAAGTCCGGAGATCAAAAACGAGACAAGCGAAGCTAgattgaggaaggaggctgCTCTGGGGTATTAATATTCATGTGCCTTGTTGTTTGTGCAGCTTGTACTTTAAGAACTGTCTGTATAAATGTAACGGGGGCGTATAGGTGGATAGACGGCCAAAGATGCAGTTTTACGTATCATGTATAGTGGTTTCGCATGCAGCGTGCAGCTCAGCCCACGCATGAGCATGAGCAGCAGCGTCGTCGAttgataataataatagtAGTGCCTAGCGTCGGACGAGGCCGACAGTTGGGCGAAGAGTGGAAATGGCAAGATTGGTAAAAAGCGTGAAAAGGTCAGATTTCTGAATGGAAAAGTCAGATTTTGAGCGAGCATCTGACCTTTGTGTGAGAAATCTGACCTTTTAGGATTTTATCTGACCTTTTCCGGTGTAATTTGACCTTTTTGGAGTGGAGCGGGTCGCAAGCGAGGCGGGACAGGAAGCGCCGGGCGGCAACTCAAGCGACGACGTCCACGCAATAGTCATTTCGCGACTTCACCCAGTAAACGAACATCCTCTCAATGGTCAAATTTTGCTCTCATCCCTAATATCCCACAGCTCTCTCCCCCTATAAAGCACAGCCCCGCGCCCCATTGAGATCACCACCATGCCTCCTCGAATTgcccctcttctctctcgaACTGTCCGTACCTCCACCAGGTCTTtcgcctccacctccgtCAGCATGTCTGCCCCCGTCCGCACTGCAGCCCAATGGTCCGATTTTGGCCGTGAACACGTCTCTCACGGTCTTGGCCGGGTGAAGGACCATGTTATCGTCAAGGGTGAAGGCCTCAACCTTTATACCGCTGATGGTAAGAAGTTGCTCGACTTCACTGCTGGTATCGGTGTTACCAACCTTGGACAGTGGGTAttgtcctcttcatcatccagcaCTTCAAGCTCACGATGCACCTTTAGCTGCCATCCCGCGGTCTCcaaggctgctgctgagcaGATCAACAACCTCGTTCATCTTCAGTGCTCCATCGCTTTCCATCAGCCCTATCTTGAGCTTATCGAGAAGCTCCTCCCTGTTATGCCCGACCCCTCTCTTGaccagttcttcttctggaaCTCTGGTTCCGAGGCAGTTGAGGCTGCCGTCAAGCTCACCAGGAAGGCAACTGGCAGGCAGAACTTGATTGTCTTCCAGGGCGCTTATCACGGCCGAACCATGGGTTCCGGTTCCATGACAAGGTCTAAGCCCATCTACACCCAGAACACCGGCCCTTTGATGGTGTGCTTTCTTTTCAGTTGTTGACAAGCGTTTGCTGATTGATTCTGTCTTTCGCAGCCCGGCGTGATCGCCACCCCCTATCCCTATTGGCACTCTCTTGGcgcttctccttctacATCCGAGGAGGAGCTTGTCAACCTCGCCAAGTACCAGCTTGACCTTCTCTTTCGTCAGCAGACCAGCCCCAAGGATGTTGCCGCTATCTTTATTGAGCCAGTCCAGGGTGAGGGGTACGTTTTATATCTCGCTCATTTCATGAGGCAATCCAGCTCACTAGATATTCCCTAACAGTGGTTACGTTCCCTGCCCCCCTGCCTTTATGAAGCACCTTCGAGAGGTTTGCGACAAGCACGGcatccttcttgttgtCGATGAAGTTCAGACTGGTTTCTTCCGAACCGGAAAGTACTTTGCCGTCAACTCCATTCCCGATTTCCGACCCGACGTCCTTGTCTTCGCCAAGGGTATCGCCAACGGTTTCCCCCTCTCCGGTATTGTCTCCACCAAGGAGCTCATGAGTACTCTTGACGTTGGTTCTTTGGGTGGAACTTATGCCGGTAACCCCGTCGCTTGTGCCGCTGGTATTGCCGCCCAAGAAGTCTATGCCTCTGGTGAGATCGAGAAGAATGTTGCCGCTCGATCCGAGCAGCTCTTCACCGCCCTTAACAAGCTAGCCTCTTCCGAGAAGACCAAGCACCTCATTGCCGATGTTCGAGGTGTTGGTCTCATGACTGCCATTGAATTCCGTTCTGCTTCCGACCCTCTTACCCACGAAGGATTGCCCGAGGGCACCAAGATTCCCAAGGACATTGGCAAGAGGGTTCAGGCTTATTGTCTCGAGAAGGACTTGATGGTTCTTACCACTTCTTGCTTCGACACTATCAGGTTCATTCCTGCTTTGGTCATtaatgaggaggagatgaagagagcTATGGACATCTTCACCGAGGCTGTGGAGAAAGTTGCCCTCGAGGCCTAGAAAACTGGCATAGAGTTAGTTGTAAGGAAGAAGTTTCATATATTTGTATTATCCAGCACTTTCGGTATTTCGTATGCATTTTGGGCCCAATCAGATATTCCAGCGAGTTTTCATCAGTAGAAAAAGCTGTTGCTTATAACACATGGTACTATTAGAATTGTATAGTATACGAATCGCCACGTAATATGCTATAAGCAGGATGCAAAACAAGTAAATACATTTCAATTTTATATGCAAAAGTTCTCGATTGTCTGACATTGCTACCGCAAGAAAACATGATCAGCccaaaaaacaaaacaaatGGGAAAACATCGATGTCATGAAACAAGTCCCCAGTCTATGAGCCGAACCAAGAGTTATGAAGGCCGACAGTGTCGTTGGGAGAAGGCATAGCAGACGGCCCGATTTTGGGAGAATGGTTGGCCAAACCCATAAGAGAGTCGGATCCGTTCATGGGTCCGCTGCAGCTAATCTGCCCTTCTGGCTGCTCAACGACAGCTTGGATCTTTTTGGCCTTGGCCTTGTCGTTTCTCAGCTTCATCAAGTGTTCGAGGTATCTGTCATCGACACCACCAGTGACGTATTCGCCGGTAAAGACAGAGCAGTCGAACTGTTCGATGGAAGGGTTAAATTGCTTGCACGAGGCAACAAGATCGTCAAGGGTCTGGTAAATGACGAGGTCGACGCCAATGTGCTTGGCAATTTCTTCGGTAGTTCGATTGTGGGCGACGAGCTCTTCGGGAGAAGGCATATCGATACCATAGACGTTGGAGTAACTTTTAAGGAACAATCAGCATGTGGGTAAAACTACAGGCAAACCGATACTTACCGGATGGGAGGAGCACAGGAAGCAAAGACGACCTTCTTGGCACCTACGTCCTTGGCCATTTGCACAATCTCCTTGGAAGTGGTGCCTCGAACAATGGAGTCTGGAGAAACTGTCAATACCGATACAGTACATCAGAAGATAAGACTTGCCATCAACAAGCATAACAACCTTGCCAGCAAACTCCATGGGCATGGCATTGAGCTTTCGTCGAACGTTCTTGCGTCTGCAATCTACATTAGTATGACTGAGATGAAAGTAAGTGGAGAATACTTGCCGCTGCGTCTGTCCCGGCATGATAAAAGTTCTACCAACATAACGGTTCTTAATAAACCCTTCTCGGTAAGGGATTCCAAGGTGTTGAGCAAGTTGCAAAGCGGCAACTCGAGAGGTGTCGGGCACAGGAATCACAACATCTACAGTCAAACCAGCTTTGGCCAACTCCTTCTTGGCCGTCTCAGCGAGATACTCTCCCATGGCCATTCGGCTTCGGTAGACACTGATACCGTCGATAGTGGAGTCGGGTCGAGCAAAGTAGACATACTCGAAAATGTCGGGGGAGAAGACTTGAGGTTCGGCCACTTGGCGGCGAGAGATTTTTTCGCGGGTGATAATGATGGCCTCACCGGCCTTGACATCCTCCCAATCGCTGAAACCTAATCCCTGAGCAACAATATTCTCACTCGCGACCAAATAATCAAGTCCGCCTCGGGCACCTTGTCTGGTGGCGATGCCGACGGGGCGGATACCGTTGGGGTCTCTAAAGACCACAAGACCAAAGCCGGCAATCATGGCTACACAGGCGTAGCCACCGATACAGGCTTTGTTAAGATCACCGACGGCGGTGAAGATGTCTTCCTCATTGATACGGAACTTGCCAGTCTTTTGAAGATTGTTAGCGAGGAtgttgagaagaagctcaGAGTCGGAATCAGTGTTGATATGTCTATGAGCGTCGACGTCAAGGAACTGTCTCAAGGCGGGGGTGTTGACGATGTTACCGTTCTATAGCAGTGTCAGTGGTTTCATTACATTCATCGAGATGCCACGTACATGGGCGAAACAGATTCCATAAGGAGAGTTAACATAAAAAGGCTGCGCCTCGGCATGAGCAGAACTGCCCGCGGTGGGGTATCGAGCTACGTTACAAATCAGACAACTGGGCTTACAAATGAGTAGTTGCAAAAT from Cryptococcus neoformans var. neoformans JEC21 chromosome 3 sequence includes the following:
- a CDS encoding threonine aldolase, putative → MVRGACFKYASLPVRISASIIFPTRTLATTAPIAMPVASSKSSADVTPDVGGQANVDQLHRVSRDFRSDTITIPTDAQLLCCLRATRGDDVYGEDTSTTALEKRIAKLTGKEAAMFAVSGTMTNQLAIRTHMKQPPHSVITDWRAHVHKMEAGGIAMFSQATTHQLVPENGLHLTMQDIEPALQLGTNIHIAPTKLICLENTLSGMIFPQEEIVKIGEMARKHDIGMHLDGARIWNVAADVIAKRGLNPNKEEDLQTVLTELIAPFDSASLCLSKGLGAPIGSALVGSKEFIDRAKWFRKAFGGGIRQAGGIAASADYAITHHFPRLIKTHELASRLEQGLRELGCDILAPVDTSMVFFQSKSIGLPLDAVMARLAALPDPIVIGGQRCVVHHQISPQAIEDFIGCIAEMKKEKEEKGEYKVTTLGQEEKDKLSRFVSPEIKNETSEARLRKEAALGY
- a CDS encoding amidophosphoribosyltransferase, putative produces the protein MCGIIGLLLHDPLATQTTLAGTELAEGLSLLQHRGQDAAGVVTCGSGGRFYQVKANGMVRDVFDEAAVAGLKGWMGIGHARYPTAGSSAHAEAQPFYVNSPYGICFAHNGNIVNTPALRQFLDVDAHRHINTDSDSELLLNILANNLQKTGKFRINEEDIFTAVGDLNKACIGGYACVAMIAGFGLVVFRDPNGIRPVGIATRQGARGGLDYLVASENIVAQGLGFSDWEDVKAGEAIIITREKISRRQVAEPQVFSPDIFEYVYFARPDSTIDGISVYRSRMAMGEYLAETAKKELAKAGLTVDVVIPVPDTSRVAALQLAQHLGIPYREGFIKNRYVGRTFIMPGQTQRRKNVRRKLNAMPMEFAGKVVMLVDDSIVRGTTSKEIVQMAKDVGAKKVVFASCAPPIRYSNVYGIDMPSPEELVAHNRTTEEIAKHIGVDLVIYQTLDDLVASCKQFNPSIEQFDCSVFTGEYVTGGVDDRYLEHLMKLRNDKAKAKKIQAVVEQPEGQISCSGPMNGSDSLMGLANHSPKIGPSAMPSPNDTVGLHNSWFGS
- a CDS encoding glutathione transferase, putative; this encodes MSEVDVIIIPTFPPSPPTTSSSRMISTSPEWFSAPVKPPYKPSPLSISIPISPLTVMDSESDSNINHQEDGSLSPEASTPPLSPSDAISSVDMTRKVSSYSTCSSGSDGDTEEVIVTPSSQSPSSQGRNSPSSYFDFDSRRGKEDSRSRPPRVPVRGLIEPMWKLEEKEKSEVKVKSTGTNKLLEPFQMAFPTKKHTDIQYVFDEDSFVLTHVPAKIVSLSVFKPRLPRVPRWQRPIVIAVMSILLFGSLCIVSWFQQSLINAERSIAVRKGEWMVKYGAIAKAESDQMVDTEPGYKPAKPQHHSLKGQSKLSKRVDEEQKPFKKVSFHMTKDEELAALMSFIVGTSANALPPIDPENELSLEGFLPFNPHSPHAKTELEELVRTQWEVNPIMVLGNMRDPMMREARALFKKYNVKPAPFYVDIDQRSDSAHLSATLEHILGKQTGPYVLLAGKNIGNTSKLIELETNGALIDTVKEAGATIAKKLKKNKHQREEERKENERVLGPQRIAGA
- a CDS encoding aminotransferase, putative yields the protein MPPRIAPLLSRTVRTSTRSFASTSVSMSAPVRTAAQWSDFGREHVSHGLGRVKDHVIVKGEGLNLYTADGKKLLDFTAGIGVTNLGHCHPAVSKAAAEQINNLVHLQCSIAFHQPYLELIEKLLPVMPDPSLDQFFFWNSGSEAVEAAVKLTRKATGRQNLIVFQGAYHGRTMGSGSMTRSKPIYTQNTGPLMPGVIATPYPYWHSLGASPSTSEEELVNLAKYQLDLLFRQQTSPKDVAAIFIEPVQGEGGYVPCPPAFMKHLREVCDKHGILLVVDEVQTGFFRTGKYFAVNSIPDFRPDVLVFAKGIANGFPLSGIVSTKELMSTLDVGSLGGTYAGNPVACAAGIAAQEVYASGEIEKNVAARSEQLFTALNKLASSEKTKHLIADVRGVGLMTAIEFRSASDPLTHEGLPEGTKIPKDIGKRVQAYCLEKDLMVLTTSCFDTIRFIPALVINEEEMKRAMDIFTEAVEKVALEA